A window from Branchiostoma floridae strain S238N-H82 chromosome 16, Bfl_VNyyK, whole genome shotgun sequence encodes these proteins:
- the LOC118432845 gene encoding centromere protein L-like — protein MTGRAGSLYAVLCNMEGEVTQLEQGAFTVLPLLLMTGPGTLQNAVGSWLEQRFDCRVCPMTFQPSDLLWAMALGLIRGTNDKVKKQTLDLHYNVPLKEAGLSKISLQIPVKHAKALLSSVTEDTENDLQLDELHLFRQALEAHMFHYFRIHLDTMKLCLVATPVLFVDKNGRLKILSVNHAPAVLRMMTSFAFERSPLTMCLKAANESRM, from the exons ATGACAGGAAGGGCAGGGAGTCTGTACGCTGTCCTGTGTAACATGGAAGGGGAGGTGACCCAGTTAGAGCAGGGTGCCTTCACTGTTCTACCACTTCTACTCATGACTGGACCAGGGACTCTTCAG AATGCTGTTGGTAGCTGGCTGGAGcagaggtttgactgtagagtTTGCCCCATGACCTTCCAACCCTCTGACCTCCTGTGGGCCATGGCACTGGGACTGATCAGGGGCACCAATGACAAG GTGAAAAAACAGACTCTGGACCTACACTACAATGTTCCACTGAAGGAGGCTGGCCTCAGTAAAATCTCTCTCCAAATCCCCGTCAAACACGCCAAGGCCCTGTTAAGCAGCGTCACAGAAGACACAGAAAACGATCTCCAACTTGACGAGCTACACCTCTTCCGCCAAGCGCTGGAGGCCCATATGTTCCACTACTTCAGGATCCACTTGGACACCATGAAACTGTGCCTGGTAGCAACGCCCGTTCTGTTTGTGGATAAGAACGGGCGACTGAAGATCTTGTCTGTGAATCACGCCCCAGCAGTTTTGCGAATGATGACCTCATTCGCCTTTGAGAGGAGTCCTTTAACTATGTGCTTAAAGGCTGCAAATGAAAGTAGAATGTAG
- the LOC118432846 gene encoding zinc finger protein ZFAT-like: MFDPDNLTAEMVHHAAMHQTNKVSHDVFYSCNMCKAKFRSREGLENHKEQIHQSEVYGRMITKVSESYLSYTHSTGNATGKIVTKYFHRCNLCGKKFDRPSGALRHTRVHTGEKPFTCRICGMPFQDKSGLKAHTLRKHPEVVFNTAPGSELSPENYKTLSHINSQLNNLHGAGETNFSLDDDEQAQGLSEQQESQDSLQASSSLLPNKTETQDAGVSVKEGVEDIQDNSPHQSDLNLSRENSQVDKNTVTKNGPVKKSLDTACWPKRKKGAKKLARVAAVLLNGVPREGIPKGSIPVFRKGKLNLVRADDLKPNACTICGKRFWYKYDLRRHMTMHSDFRPHKCKFCKYRSRQLNQLKIHMQRHKGVFKPFRCPACDFSSSTKPEMKAHVARHLTIWTNHICPFCYYGFRTNEELLEHQSTKHGSVEGTTPSPISLAPGNPQMSVASSFQQGTPSFMGMMGQNPSLVHNMAGIPCFTQNSTLLGEAARSADTLPPNHSLADSATGKEIENSGGRNLEGTGLAQPEGLVIQDVRSLQDSEGDRDSTKVFGLSEKRTMDDDLLTDDIAPKSEDTTDNIVQSGVKCSYQKVVEECNLREGVTGSNGADANVHPSCTDSSDKVQYGKRRVTSTENECPSAKAARSEDTVQNSGATDIAGMNLVLQPTDELVLCNKLIGKNSKQDVELTPGQQLEFWVKRKPVAVPQCNGEVVDKATANSKCNGALELIKRERTDSDTSVLIYDDYSDHVETHVFTKIEKVEMKCKACNFTTVDDKIMREHVVNCASCQN; encoded by the exons GTGAGTGAGTCTTACCTGTCCTACACCCACAGCACCGGGAACGCGACCGGTAAGATTGTGACAAAGTACTTTCACAGGTGCAACCTGTGCGGGAAGAAGTTTGACCGTCCGAGCGGAGCTCTGAGACACACCAGGGTccacacgggggagaaaccATTCACCTGCAG GATATGTGGGATGCCGTTCCAAGACAAGTCAGGTCTGAAGGCCCACACACTGAGGAAGCACCCGGAGGTGGTGTTCAACACCGCGCCTGGCTCCGAACTCAGCCCTGAAAACTACAAAACTCTCAGTCACATCAACTCACAACTCAACAACCTGCACGGCGCCGGAGAGACCAACTTTTCCTTAGATGATGATGAGCAAGCTCAGGGGTTGTCAGAGCAGCAAGAATCTCAAGACTCCTTGCAAGCCTCCTCGAGTTTGCTGCCGAACAAAACAGAAACTCAAGACGCGGGTGTGTCTGTAAAGGAGGGTGTAGAAGACATACAAGACAACTCCCCACACCAGTCTGATTTGAACCTTAGTAGAGAAAATTCTCAGGTAGACAAAAACACAGTTACCAAAAATGGACCAGTCAAAAAAAGCTTAGACACAGCCTGCTGGCCGAAGAGAAAGAAAGGAGCAAAGAAGTTAGCCCGGGTAGCAGCAGTTCTGCTGAATGGTGTTCCGAGGGAGGGAATTCCGAAGGGCAGCATTCCGGTGTTCCGTAAGGGAAAGTTGAACCTTGTGCGAGCGGATGATTTGAAGCCAAACGCCTGCACCATCTGTGGGAAACGGTTCTGGTACAAGTACGACCTCAGGAGGCATATGACTATGCACTCTG ATTTCCGTCCGCACAAGTGCAAGTTCTGTAAATACCGCAGCCGGCAGTTGAACCAGCTGAAGATTCACATGCAGAGGCACAAGG GAGTTTTCAAGCCGTTCCGCTGTCCCGCCTGTGACTTCTCCTCCTCCACCAAACCAGAGATGAAGGCTCATGTCGCCAGGCACCTGACCATCTGGACCAATCATATCTGTCCATTCTGTTACTATGGTTTCAG AACAAACGAGGAACTCCTTGAACACCAGTCTACCAAGCATGGCTCAGTTGAAGGCACCACACCATCACCAATAAGCCTGGCACCCGGAAATCCTCAAATGTCTGTGGCTTCATCCTTTCAGCAGGGAACTCCTTCATTCATGGGCATGATGGGACAAAACCCTTCCTTGGTCCACAATATGGCAGGAATACCTTGTTTTACACAGAACTCCACACTTCTGGGTGAGGCAGCACGGTCTGCAGACACCCTTCCACCCAATCATTCGCTCGCAGACAGTGCCACAGGAAAGGAAATTGAGAACTCAGGTGGAAGAAATTTAGAGGGTACTGGCTTGGCTCAACCTGAGGGCCTTGTAATTCAAGATGTCAGAAGTCTACAAGATTCAGAGGGAGACAGAGATTCTACCAAAGTTTTTGGTTTGTCAGAGAAAAGAACAATGGATGATGATCTTTTGACAGACGACATAGCACCAAAGTCAGAAGATACTACTGATAATATTGTCCAATCAGGAGTCAAATGTTCATATCAAAAAGTTGTGGAAGAGTGTAATTTAAGAGAGGGAGTTACAGGAAGCAATGGAGCTGATGCAAATGTACATCCATCATGTACAGACAGTAGTGACAAAGTGCAATATGGTAAAAGGAGAGTGACCTCTACAGAGAATGAGTGTCCGAGTGCAAAAGCAGCCAGAAGCGAGGACACAGTGCAAAACAGTGGTGCAACGGATATTGCCGGAATGAACCTCGTTTTGCAACCAACTGATGAACTGGTCTTGTGCAACAAGTTAATaggtaaaaattcaaaacaggACGTGGAATTGACTCCAGGACAGCAACTGGAATTCTGGGTAAAGAGGAAACCAGTTGCAGTCCCACAATGCAATGGGGAGGTTGTAGACAAAGCCACAGCGAATTCAAAATGCAATGGAGCTTTAGAACTCATCAAGCGCGAAAGGACAGACTCTGATACCTCGGTCTTGATATATGATGACTACAGTGATCATGTCGAAACTCATGTTTTTACGAAGATAGAAAAGgtggaaatgaaatgtaaagCATGTAATTTTACAACTGTTGATGACAAGATTATGAGAGAGCATGTTGTCAACTGTGCTTCATGCCAGAATTGA